The Juglans regia cultivar Chandler chromosome 1, Walnut 2.0, whole genome shotgun sequence nucleotide sequence ACTAACTCTTTATGTAAGCCAATGAAAACATTACATGTGTTTATTCTAAATCTACATTTCATTATATCAATCTATAACAATCACTACCTAGCTCCCAAAATCCTACCCTTTAAGCGGGAGCACTCTCATTaaattagctaaagttaaaagatattttttatgaatgtaagagaaatttaacttttagctatttcattaacataaatctccacattagaatagctattttttcattacataataataaaataatataagatgaatttgattttaattattcacatcaaatcttcatattagattatacatttatttataatatagtaatgaataactaataatttcaaaaatatttaattttttttaatttttattttattttattttatcatattttattattctacctattatatattaattaataatcatattcttattaaattaatatatcactaactcaaattaatatattaatttcaaaaatattttaatttttttaattataaaattattttattttatcatattttactattcataatattatatattaattagtaattatattctaattaaattatgaattaaaaatagaaattagaaaaacaTTAATAGAGATTTCGGGAGAGAtaaacaaatgatataaaatagatttgatgaataaatagtatcttttaaatttaaaaataattttaaaagttacagtagttttattttaaaatataattattataatataatatattttataattcaataattaaatttttattagatttaattttagCAACGAGCTCTCAATTGGATCATTCTTTGCAGTGTTCGCCAACCGAGAGCCACGTATGCAATGGACGACTGACGTTCTGAAAAGCTCACCCTCCGCCACCTACGCTATCCGCCGATCCTTCAACAGCTACCAGGTCATCACGGCCAACCCTGTCGTCGTCCAGCATATCCTCAAGACCCCATTCCATAATTACGGCAAGGGAGGCAATTCCCACCGCGTCCTCAAAGACTTGCTCGGCTTCGGCATCTTCAACGTGGATGGCGAGTCCTGGAAGTTTCAGAGACAAGTCTCCAGCCACGAGTACAACTCCAAGTCTCTACGCAAGTTTGTCGAGACCGTCGTCGACACCGAACTCTCTGAACGCCTCATCCCCATCCTATCCTCGGCTGCCGCCAAAACTGGAACTGTCCTAGACTTCCAGGACATTCTACAGAGGTTCGCCTTCGACAATATATGCAAAATCGCTTTCGGGTTCGACCCTGCCTACTTGTTGCCCTCTCTTCCACAAGCCAAGTTCGCGGAAGCTTTTGAGGAAAGCGTCAAGATCAGCACCGAGAGGTTAATTTCGTTAATCCCCCTCGTCTGGAAAATCAAGAAGATGTTAATATTGGGTCCGAGAAACGTATGAGAATCGCAGTATCAGAAGTTCGAGAATTCGCCACAAAGATTATAAGAGAAAAGAAGCACGAGCTCGGCGAGAAGTCGCTCGACTCCGTCGACCTCTTGTCAAGGTTCTTGAGCTCCGGCCATTCGGACGAGAACTTCGTGACGGACATAGTGATAAGCTTCGTACTTGCCGGGCGTGACACTACCTCGTCGGCTTTGACATGGTATTTCTGGCTACTTTCCAAGAACCCACGTGTTGAGGCTGAGGTTCTGAAGGAAATCAGAGAAAAATCCGAATCTCCTATTTATGATGAAGTCGAAGACATGGTGTACGCCCACGCTTCTTTGTGCGAAAGCATGCGGCTATACCCGCCCGTTGCTGCAGACACGAAGGAGGCCGCCGGCGACGAAATTCTGGCTGACGGTACGGTGGTGAAAAAAGGGAATGAGAGTGACGTACCATCAATACGCCATGGGAAGGATGGAGACGCTGTGGGGTTCGGACTGGGCAGAGTTTAAGCCGGAGCGATGGCTGGAGAAGAGCGAGGACCCGGAGGAGAAACATTAATGGAGGTTCGTAGGGAGGGACGCATACACATACACAGTGTTCCAGGCGGGACCGAGGATTTGTTTGGGGAAGGAGATGGCATTCCTGCAGATGAAGAGGTTAGTTGCGGGGATTCTAAGGAGGTTCAAGTTGGTGCCGGTACTGGAAGAAGGGTTTGAGCCGGAGTTTGTACCGTACTTGACTTCCAAAATGAAAGGTGGGCTTCCGGTGAAGATTGTTGAGAGGGATGATGCGAAAGAgtgacatgcatgcatctaaACATGCCTTAATAATCTATGTACTACaaatattttagtgtattttttaatatccctaagtttttttttttttgaaagataatATCCCTATGTTTAATTCTTAGTATGGGTTCAGAGTTGGAGGCCACTTTCACTTCTGCAGAAGTTTACGAGGCATTAAAACAAATGAGCCCTTTCAAAGCCCCTGGTTCAGCTGGATTTTTTCAAGAACATTGGGAGGTTGTAGATTCCAAGGTATGTATggttgttttaaatttcttaaatggGGGGAGTATGCCTTGTAATGTAAaccatatatacaaatattgcTTTGGTTCCTAAGAGTAATTTCCCTGTGTCAGTACATGAGTATAGGTCAATTGCTTTATGTAATGTTTTGTACAAACTAATAGCAAAAACATTGGCAAATAGGCTTAAGAAAGTGTTATGTCATATTATATCTAGCTGTCAAAGTGCCTTCGTGCAAGGAAGATCCATTACAGATAATGTGATGATAGCTTTCGACCTATTGCATTCTATGAAGCAAAGGAAGAGGGGATCAGTTGGCTTTGAATCTGGATATGTCAAAGGTTTATGATAGAATAAAGTGGtagtttttggaaaatattatgagaaggaTAGGGTTTGCTGAGAAATGGATTCAAACTGTTATGAAGTGTGTTAATTCTTTCTCATATTCAGCATTGGTGAATGGTAGGCCTGGGGAGAAGTTTCTACCAACAAGGggattgaggcaaggtgatccaTTATCACCTTACCTCTTTATCTTGTGTTCAGAAGGATTGAGTTCTTTGCTTAACAGAGCTACACAAAGGGGCTTGATGAGTGGAGTGGCTGTTGTAAGAGGTGAATTAAAGCTTTCTCACTTGCTGTTTGCAGATGACTGTGTCATCTTTAGCAAAGCAAGTAAGGAGGTTTGGAGAGCAATTCAAGACACATTGCAGGAATACGAGAAGGCTTCTGGTCAAGTACTTAATAGACAGAAAACCTCAATACTATTCAGTTCCAACACAAAAGAGTCGAGCAAGGGAGAAATTTTTCAAGAAGCAGGTTCAATGTCGTGTGGAGACCGTGGAAGATATCTTGGCTTACCAACAATGGTGGGAAGAGTAAAATATCAGGTTTTCCAAGAGATAAAAGAGAGGATCTGGAAGAGGATTCATAGTTGTAAGAACTCTTTGTTATCTACAACTGGTAAAGAGGTAATGATAAAGGCTGTATTGCAATCCATTCCAACTTATACAATGAATGTCTTTCTACTACCAAAGAAATTATGTAAGGAGATAATGCTTTATTCTCAAACTTCTGGTGGAAGAATAAGAAAGTAGGAAGAGGAAGTTGTTGGAAGAGTTGGATAAGAAGGGAAAGAACAAACTGCAAGGTGGAATGAGTTTTAGAGATATAGAGGTATTGAACAAAGCAATGTTGACCAAGCAGTGTTGGAAATTGCAGCAGGAACCTGATTCTCTTGTGGCACAAATATTCAAAGCAAAGTATTATAAAGGGGCTGACTTTATGAAAGGAAGGATTGGTTCATCTCCTTCTTATATATGGAGAAGTTTAATGGCAGTTCAAGAACTAATAAGGGAAGGCATGGCTTGGAGAGTTGGCAATGAGTCAAAGATTTCAATTTGGAATCAAAAGTGGTTACCTCAATCACCATCTTTTAAAGTCCATTTTCCAGTGAAAATCTTAGCAGAAACAGCAAAAGTAGAGTTGATAAGTGAAGACTTGCACTGTTGGAATGAAAAATtggtttttgatatttttgaaaaagatgaagcTGCTCAAATCTGTAGTCTACCCTTGAGCAGAAGGCAAATTGAAGATAAGGCAATATGGGGCTATACCAAAGATGGGAAGTTTACTGTTAAAAGTGCCTATTATGTTGGGAGAAACATGATTGCAGCAAGCCAGTGTGAATGCTCAAGCAGCAAAGACAACAAACAGAGGTGGGAAATGATATGGAAAATGAATATATCAGGTACTGTGAAGCAGTTTCTTTGGAAGGCACTCCACATGATATTGCCtacaaaggaaaatattttgaagaggAGACCATTTACCATGTACTTGGAACTGTCATGCAGCTGGTGATGTATGGGCAGTGAGGAAGAGATCATTGCAGAAATGGAACTGTGATGAAGGGGATTTTATTCAGTTATGAGACAAATTACAACAATGCTTTAATCAAGAGAAACTGGGCGAAATATCTGTTATTTTAGCAGGTATATGGAAGAGGAGAAATATGGCagtttttgaagataaatttgacAGTCCTAACAAAGTAGTGCAGAAGGCTTTGCTCAATCTTAAAAATTTCAAAGATGTGGATGATGCTATTGTTGAACCTCAAACTCAAGGGATTTGTACAAGGGAGGTGTTAAATGGATGCCATCCACAACAGACTTTACAAAGGTAAATTTTGATGCAGCCATAGACCAAGCAGAGAAGAAAATGGGAATTGGAGTAGTAGGCAGAAACTTTAAAGGGGAGTTGCTGTTTTCTGTCTATGCTGTTAAGATGTTTATTGGACCTGTTGATCTAGCTGAAGCAAATGCATTATGGAGAGCAATGGAAATATGTAGTGATTTAAATATGCAGCAAGTTCAGTTTGAAGGGGATGCTCCTAAAGTTATTACTGATATCTGCAAGAAAGGAGCAACAAGTTCATGGTTGGGACTGCAAGTGGATGAGATCAAGTCTGTACTTCAACAAATGCCAGATTGGGATGTTAAGTTTGTCTACCGAGAAGGCAATAGTGTTGCACATGAGTTGGCCAGAAGGGCTTTACACATGAGTGATGAAGTAATTTGGATGGAAGAGGGACCGAGTGATCTCATGTATCTGATAGACAAGGAAAAGCCATATATCTCATGATCTTATGTATTCCTGATTCTattgattaatgaaatgatgttaaaaaaaaaaacttagtatattaatttttttgatttaattAGATAATCTTTCCATTTGAATCAGTCTTCTTCTATATGAATCATTCGAATGtattatgattaatttaaaaacatagaCATTATCAAAAAATGAGACGAGGTGTAGGGAAGTTGTCCAGAATTCACGTGCTCTTTTTTCCCGTCGTGGTTTTCGATTACGCTGCTTCGCTAGGTGATGGGTAAAAGACTGACATGAATCGTGGCGGTTGTCTGTAGACTCTGACCTTACAACATTGGTAGCGGGacataaagtatttttttaacaattttaattataaaaaaatatataattttactaataattatttttttaattattaaataaaaagtaaataaatacaaaaattaaatatatcaaCCATAAGATTGAGAGGTAAAGTTAAGGGATTCcattaatattttctattatattatgtaaaagAGAAATAGTTTTTACAACTTTTAAGTAGAAAAGTCTCACTTAaatccttataaaaaaaggagatttcatttctaaaaagtgttaaaaaatacagaagatTTGCATGTAAATTATCTATTTAGAACTTGTAcctttatgtaaaatttttatcCAAATTTGATTATTAAAGGATATTAATTGTCTAGGATGCTTGTGTGTGTGAATGTTTATATGATAACTGTGCGTGCTGAAAGTCACGGGTGACCGTTTAGCGATCATTActaaacactttattttcatggaaaaatatttgcatcagcctactatttatcacacactcaacacacttagtgtattgagttagaaaaaaaaaaaaattaaatgtatggTATATGGAGAGTGTAAACTGATGCATAAAATTactctattttcattttcatttttgctcGAGCTAGTAAATTTTTCCCTGGCCTTGAGGCGATTTCGCAttattccattttcattttggCTCGAGCTAGTAGATTTTTTCCGTTGAGGTGATTTGGCATTAGTGTTGTTGCTTTGGCATcaagtttaaagtttatggatTGTAACccttagggtgagtttggatctcaaactcattttaactcatcattacaattttttcaaattccaatacaaaatataataaataattcaactttttcaaatctcaaaataataataatattaaaaaataatattctaacaatattttattatctcaactcaatttaattcaactcatttcaacatccaaacacacccttaCTTAAATGATTAAGGAGCGCATCGAATCTCTATGTCCATCTTTTCATGTTGTCGAATTTGATGACTCGTTAAGAGTTTTACTACACAATCTCTAccacactctacatttttttaaatttttaaattttttaaatttttaatattttttttgagtttattctttttaaattatttcaaattttctattcattattcatataataaatatttgataaaagaaaataataataattaaatatttgataataattaaatatttaatatttaaaaaatatttaattttttaatattcgaTTCTGTTGACGAGTCAAGGTTCTTGAGCTCAGGCCATTCAGACGAAATTCGTGACGGACATAGCGATAAGCTTTAATAGATTTCTAAATCTGGTTTCCTTTCCTTCACAGAGGGACCAATTAACGTATTTAATAGAGTTCAAACAACGTTATAAAAAAACTCCTCATTTCAAGTTCGGACCCATATTTCTTGATGATCATACTACAAAAACCATTTAGTTCTTTCAAGAACTCATGTGGCTCCTCTTCAGCATCATACATGAAAccttattttgattttcatatttgcaGGCAAACTGATAATTTATCAGTGTGTAAAAGGGTGATTTCTTTTGATCAGTATAacgttcttcttcttttcaagaCTGCATGCTCGATCCCTATAAACAAATTAACTAGTACTTACGTtgttattataactttttatatatataaagggagtGGGGTTTCGaacccaaaattttcattcGGAGAATCAGATTATAAGTCATCAGGTCATCAAATTATTGGTACTTACATTGTTATTATAAGTAAATCTATACATTAGCCACTGTTTATTAACACCATGCACTTGACAGtggcatctttttttttcccaccgTTTTCGCCCCTTTGCCCAGTTCGTGGATGCTTTAACCTTCTTCTTAGTACTGGTTTCTTTATTGatctcttttcaaattttgtccTCAATTACTTTTAGAATAATTGATCTCGAAAACTTCAATCATGGTGTTTTAGTTTCAATCATAAACATCCATTTATGTGGTTTTCTCCCTTCAAAAATCCTATGACAGCCTGATTTGTCAAAATCATTTGCCTGTATTTGGAATAGTAGAAAtctttttttcacaatttttggCCGACTTCTAAGAAGGAACCATTATCGTCGTCTCCGAGGACCAAATCAGCATAAATTTTTCCGTGAGCAGAACTTTTTCAAGTATGGATTTAGAGATTCCGACCATTTGGGGGCAAAAAGATATGGAAAGTCTGCTATttgttttgaaaggaaaaaagtgtGGGAAGTTCTGATGTTTGTTTTCGAAATGCATTGGTTAAACCCAGAAGATTTCTTCCAAAACAACTTTTCTTCGACCCTCGGTGACCTCTCCGGCTTTTTAATataagagaggaaagaaaattcACAGCAATGAACAAACAAAACTCATAACAGGAGAAAGATGGAGACGTTGGAGAACCAcatgaagagaagaaagagaggagtTATCTCTCTGCTTTTGTACCACAACCATGGTTGAGCAGCTTGGAAGGATGCAACTTGTTCCTTTTCTATCATTTAACTTCTtaggaattttaaaattttggatataGCGTCCCAAAATCGTGGTCATAGAAGGGCTGGGTGAAGGGGGTGAAGGGAGGCTTATGGTGTGGGGTGAAGGGCAGAACTGGTTCACTTGTTAGTGACTCGAAGGAGAGTGGAGGGGACATAAAGCATAGGGGAGTGAGAGTTTCTTTAGCTTTAGACGGGAATCTCAGCTTTACTATATGCACAATGATTAAGAAAGGTAATGAATaactgtaaaatatttttatttataatggaTTTGTACTCCAAACGATCCGAGGATGTGGGTTCAGTGTCCAACTATATAAATCTGtgtattttattctcaatttatGTTTATCTCTTATTCATTGCAGTTGACGTAATTACggtatcatatatatcaaactatataaatctacgtattttatcattaaatcaAATATCTATTTTCATATTTGGTTGATTGGACGTGCCTGAACATGATGATGAAGTCTCTAAAATGGTAGAGAACACTCATTCTGAGAATAATCCATCCTTTCCTCTAGAAAAAGAGGATTTTTCTTGTTCTAAATTGGGAATTCCAGCTCAGGAAGTTTAGAAAagtgatatatatatctatacactagcggttgggcaatgtgcgagTCACATTTgctattttgtaaaatataaatatgttttgggttaaaaaaaataaaaataaaaacgtaatcataagtaaaataagtagtatatagaaaattttgtatgaactcaatttctgcacctaacaagtgaaaagagatgtggagaatttttgtgatagtgatagtacttcattgcataaatcgaagcaatccaaccgaagaaaaaaaaataaaaagtggtaaaatgatgggttggatttaaatcttaaaaattttaatgtaccagcagcagcctcatccttcaaaaaacaacacacgtagacatcatatccttagatatgatttggatcgatgtattaatagtagtgacatgatttgtgaatagtaatatataaaattatttgaattaagatgttttatttaattttagaaaatgagagaaaaaaaattaaaataaaaatattataaaagttaaaatattattggaatataattttttaatgtagtttttgttttaaaatttaaaaaatttaaaaaatttatatttaagaaaattgtaatgattagattaataaataaaaaatattttatatttaaataatattttaaaaaatatataaaagtttatgaaaacttaagaatctattaatctctttctcgaactcaataattttgtttgggaagagatagattgtcaattctCTCTtgacccaatgatgttgtaaattttttatttttttaaaaatgtttatgatgattaaaaaaatacatgaaaaaatgaaaagaaaaataaaaaaatgaaatacacattcatgacatattttgaggttacttttttattagttgtagcagttatctttagttaattaagaatattatcatatttaaattatgttaaaactctaattatttatatagttatacttttttaaaaatatttaacaaaattttattacttatttaattgataaaaaaaagtacgtTTGCCACatttgtcaaattgaagaaaaaaataaagtataatttcaaatattaaaatagtttaatgtataagaataaaattattatttatttatgttcatcatttattatgaaatttaaattatattaaaaattcaaattaattagatagttttttctcttaaaaatgtacagtaaaatttcatcatttatttaatgataaaaattattattttataaattaaagttgatttttagtgtatgatataataaacagtaataggatatgcgaaaaaaacatgcgaagaaaaaaatatagcttatttattgatcatttaaaactcaaaaatcaatatttttttcactttttctttattcctCTCTCTCCCATTCTCTACGtacgattgcggtattacgtcgcacattggcattcacatggacaaaaaaaaaaaaaatatttactgtttattactgttcatcatactgtCGATGAATAGTGATaagatatggaaaaaaaaatgactgatttagatttactgttcacgacaaacagtaataaatagtaacgtTATAGCGGTTTTTAAAtataggcatatatatatatatatatatatatatatatatatatatatgacctttGAATTTTCTCGTGGGAGTGGTATCAAAACTTGTTACGCATTCAATATTTATGGAAATTGGATGTGATGTGTGAACATGATAGCTAGGCCACCTAAAACTGGGAACAGCAACAAATCCACATCATTTTCTTCCTGAAGATCGAAAGGTACGTACAAGACTGTCTTTTCACAAGgaccaaactatatataatacgaTGCTTGGTCCTGATCAACCTAATATTCATCGCTATCTTTTGGCGTTAAatgctaattaatatttttatatatgcaaGTTGCCTTGTCATTGTTTTAGATTAACAATATAGATTGGTTTTACTAAGTAATTAACAAACCTAAAATCACTTCAATATAATACTTGATCATGTTGTATGCAGTACGTACTTATAACTTTCTTATTAGGTGGGAGTACTaatcttgtttttctttattagaatattatattattaatattcatattcaaatccCTCTCTAATTAATAAGAGTATACTATTTTTATTAGAGCGGTGCTACTTTGCCGTTCAGAGTGCACTACTCCATATTATCACtagttcaaatttttatttttatttttttaattttttattcatatattttttatcatttaaaaatatttttaaaaaatataaaaaaaaatcaatgcactaatagtcatttttttaactatttaataaaaaaaattaaaatatatgaagtatcaAATTGAGGAGACAAATGAAATagacaaatatcatttttctttttattaaccCTAATACGTCAAAaggtaaacaaattaagataaaatattgtgGTACGTACTTTTATTTATGGGCAGTCAGTGTCATTacagatgaagaagaaaatctaaGACGAGGAAATGTTGACATTTGCTGCTGATTTGAGACATTAACATAATAACATCATGTGACTAACCAATAAATTGTCCTCACACGTTGTGAGACGCATTTGCATACGAAACCATATAAAATCTATCTttgagtataaaaatatttatctatatatctGGTTGGACCAAGTAGAAATTGACACGGTAAATGATGATCATGTACGACATTTTCAATTTAGTAATTTACAGTATTGAACCAAAAGATTTTAGAAACAAAGAAATTTGAtagtatatattgaaatttaaaaaagtatagaaaaaatatttatctatatttttggGTCCTACAAACGGTCAGGCCGCGGATTATAGAAAACATCTGGTTGAGAATTTTGTTGatagtattgaaatttgaaaaaagtagttgtattgttttttttttttttttttgagaattttgaagaagttgtcaataattaaataaaaatattaaatatttaaaattaaaaaaattttaaattttagtgttgtttaagaaaaaaattataaaaagtttttaaataacaatttattttatatgaggtctcgtttggatatataaatgacttcatctcatttcatcattataaatttttttaatttttatataaaatataataaataatttaatttttttaaattttaaaataataaaaataatattttatttaacttttaaattttatttaaaattattccatCTCACTGTTTAAACGGAATAATTGTCCAAACAAATCCTTAACGGAACGTACGTATAAGCTTCGCCTTCAAGAAAGTTAGACGAGGGAAAATAATGAATGGTTCCGCGTTCACACGAGGTGGAAGTTTCTATAATTCTATGGCGTAAGCGATGAGGCTAACCCCGtttgccaaaaaaataaaaaaagatcttTCAAAAAACGAACGACAAGACAAATTATCATTCACATGTACATGTTTGAAAGGAGCTTAACCAGATTTGCTGGCCAGTTATAAATATCCACCAACATCCACTATCCTAATCTTCAAACATATACTGTGGTATCCAAAACCACAAAAAGGGTCAACAAAAGGTGTCCGAAGAAAACTTTACCAAAGATTGATCAGGCATGGAGTCGCTCCAATTCCTGGCCTTTGCTTCTCTGACTGTTCTTGTTCCCTTGCTTTCATTCTTCTTCCTCACCAGAAAATCAAAACCCCAAAAACAATCTCCACCTTCCCCCAGTACCATTACTACCCAGCTCCCAAAATCCTACCCTTTAATCGGTTCTTTCTTTGCAGTGTACGCCAACCAAAAACGACGTATGCAATGGATGACTGACATTCTGAAAAGCTCACCCTCCGCCACCATCGTTCTCCGCCGATCCTTCAACAGCTACCAGGTCATCACGGCCAACCCTGCCGTCGTCCAGCATATCCTCAAGACCGAATTTCATAACTACGGCAAGGGAGGCAATTTCCAGCTTGTCCTCAAAGACTTGCTCGGCTACGGCATCTTCAACGTGGACGGCGAGTCCTGGAAGTTTCAGAGACAAGTCTCCAGCCATGAGTTCAACACCAAGTCTCTACGTAAGTTCATCGAGACCGTAGTCGACACCGAACTCTCTGACCGCCTCATCCCCATCCTATCCTCGGCTGCCGCCAAAACCGGAACTGTCCTAGACTTCCAGGATATTCTTCAGCGGTTCGCCTTCGACAATATATGCAAAATCGCTTTTGGGTTCGACCCTGCCTACTTGTTGCCCTCTCTTCCAAAAGCCAAGTTCGCGGAAGCTTTTGAGGAAGGCGTCAAGATCAGCAGCGAGAGGTTCATTGCGTTAATCCCCCTCGTCTGGAAAATCAAGAAGCTGTTAAATATTGGGTCCGAGAAACGTCTGAGAATCGCAGTATCAGAAGTCCGAGAATTTGCCACAAAtattataagagaaaaaaagcACGAGCTCGGCGAGACGGCCTCGCTCGATTCCGTCGACCTCTTGTCAAGGTTCTTGAGCTCCGGCCATTCGGACGAGAACTTCGTGACGGACATAGTGATAAGCTTCATACTTGCCGGGCGTGACACTACCTCGTCGGCTTTGACATGGTATTTCTGGCTACTTTCCAAGAACCCACGCGTTGAGGCTGAGGTTCTGAAGGAAATCAGAGAAAAATCTGAATCTCCTATTTATGATGAAGTCAAAGACATGGTGTACACCCACGCTTCTTTGTGCGAAAGCATGCGGCTATACCCGCCCGTCGCTGCAGACACAAAGGAGGCCGCCATCGACGACATTTTGCCGGACGGGACGGTGGTGAAGAAGGGAATGAGAGTGACGTACCATCAATACGCCA carries:
- the LOC108996008 gene encoding cytochrome P450 94A2-like gives rise to the protein MESLQFLAFASLTVLVPLLSFFFLTRKSKPQKQSPPSPSTITTQLPKSYPLIGSFFAVYANQKRRMQWMTDILKSSPSATIVLRRSFNSYQVITANPAVVQHILKTEFHNYGKGGNFQLVLKDLLGYGIFNVDGESWKFQRQVSSHEFNTKSLRKFIETVVDTELSDRLIPILSSAAAKTGTVLDFQDILQRFAFDNICKIAFGFDPAYLLPSLPKAKFAEAFEEGVKISSERFIALIPLVWKIKKLLNIGSEKRLRIAVSEVREFATNIIREKKHELGETASLDSVDLLSRFLSSGHSDENFVTDIVISFILAGRDTTSSALTWYFWLLSKNPRVEAEVLKEIREKSESPIYDEVKDMVYTHASLCESMRLYPPVAADTKEAAIDDILPDGTVVKKGMRVTYHQYAMGRMETLWGSDWAEFKPERWLEKSEEVEEKHWRFVGRDAYTYTVFQAGPRICLGKEMAFLQMKRLVAGILRRFKVVPVMEEGFEPEFVPYLTSKMKGGLPVKIVERDDAKE